Proteins encoded in a region of the Streptomyces sp. NBC_00310 genome:
- a CDS encoding GPW/gp25 family protein has translation MAEQFVGSGWAFPLRIGPTGGIALVSGEREVEEAIRLILATSPGERPMRPEFGCAIHDLVFAPVNEATAGRIQHEVYASLDRWEPRIEVTDVEVTAGADQGVLFIDVRYAIRGTNNPRSLVFPFYVIPSHDEPDLASEGSDRPESDR, from the coding sequence ATGGCCGAGCAGTTCGTCGGATCCGGCTGGGCGTTCCCGTTGCGCATCGGGCCCACCGGGGGCATCGCCCTGGTCAGCGGGGAGCGCGAGGTCGAGGAGGCCATCCGGCTGATCCTGGCCACCTCGCCGGGTGAGCGGCCGATGCGCCCCGAGTTCGGCTGCGCCATCCACGACCTGGTGTTCGCGCCGGTCAACGAGGCCACCGCCGGCCGTATCCAGCACGAGGTGTACGCGAGCCTCGACCGCTGGGAGCCGCGGATCGAGGTGACCGACGTCGAGGTGACGGCGGGCGCCGACCAGGGCGTCCTGTTCATCGACGTCCGCTACGCGATCCGCGGCACCAACAACCCGCGCAGCCTGGTCTTCCCGTTCTACGTCATCCCCTCCCACGACGAGCCGGACCTGGCTTCCGAAGGCTCCGACCGTCCCGAAAGCGACCGCTGA
- a CDS encoding CIS tube protein — protein MAKGSKGGAGKSLVRATLAIHEPPVGTSTTPGGLMKTFSFEFNPAELTLRRGAQWKTTISAAVRDGALPEFMGPEAREMNVEIFLDSSDKPSGTTVLKKVESLLSCCEVTTKSLAAKQPSPPWVVFQWGSFSTARFTAYVSSVDVTYSLFGTTGVPIRATCRMSLHEIPSTTKGQNPTSGALTARSVHRVVAGDSLQSLAWREYGNASAWRAIAEANGIDDPTRLPTGIELVLPAAEEVGF, from the coding sequence ATGGCGAAGGGCAGCAAGGGCGGCGCGGGCAAGAGCCTCGTGCGGGCCACACTGGCCATTCACGAGCCGCCGGTGGGGACGAGCACGACGCCGGGCGGGCTGATGAAGACGTTCAGCTTCGAGTTCAATCCGGCGGAGCTGACGCTGCGCCGGGGCGCCCAGTGGAAGACCACGATCAGCGCGGCCGTACGCGACGGCGCCCTGCCGGAGTTCATGGGGCCCGAGGCGCGGGAGATGAACGTCGAGATCTTCCTCGACTCCTCCGACAAGCCGAGCGGCACCACGGTGCTGAAGAAGGTGGAGTCGCTGCTGTCGTGCTGCGAGGTGACGACCAAGAGCCTCGCCGCGAAACAGCCGTCGCCGCCATGGGTGGTGTTCCAGTGGGGGTCGTTCTCGACGGCCCGCTTCACGGCGTACGTCAGCTCCGTGGACGTCACGTACTCGCTGTTCGGGACGACCGGTGTGCCGATCCGGGCCACCTGCCGGATGTCGCTGCACGAGATCCCCAGTACGACCAAGGGGCAGAACCCGACCTCGGGCGCGCTCACCGCGCGAAGTGTGCACCGGGTCGTCGCGGGCGACTCGCTCCAGTCGCTGGCGTGGCGGGAGTACGGCAACGCGTCCGCGTGGCGGGCGATCGCGGAGGCCAATGGCATCGACGATCCCACGCGTCTGCCCACCGGCATCGAACTCGTCCTCCCGGCGGCCGAGGAGGTGGGTTTCTGA
- a CDS encoding VgrG-related protein, which produces MVKPSFSNVIHVTLDGAKLPPEYADLLVGGWVDLGAGVPGAFRLTFRDPHGLLLGKLNVRFGTKVVIAPVADGQGAASPLLTGEVTGMETDYDGTGTFTVVRGYDPGHRLMRVRRVAAYRNQTAADIARKLAGMNGIPVGQVQGTKTVYDFISQSNVTDWDFLARLADENEMVMSLDAKGKFQFVKPKPASGAPPTSTPGEKSPFVLQAGVDILRCRAAVTAADQVGRVEARGWNVTTKKKLTATTPANSHPGIAIGSTPQKAAGAFKAAKLVETDVPYDLQSEVTHAAGSLADDITSSFAELEVTVRGNPQLRPGVPVTLTEVGAPFEGKYTCTSVRHSFGDGSHYETWVTVSGRQWRSLFGLTSGGGTAAPRLPSVANALVTDVQDPLKQGRVKLQFPWLDDTYVSDWTRTVQMGGKGGGGIFPLDVGDEVLVAFDRGSLDHPFVIGGLYNGVDKPTPVKDVWLHDPVKKKAIRHTLSDREGNRVDLLSQQTGLRKQGVRLATGNDRLIINLDRTKTEITVDSKGAVSITGGTSVSVKAGTDLTLSARRSVTIRSGGPLNLQGQGLVSLRSLGGVVNVNAMGALNLSAAGAATVNAAGTVQINAVGQLGLKAVKVDIFGGFFVNTVKYPFG; this is translated from the coding sequence ATGGTGAAGCCGTCCTTCTCCAACGTCATCCATGTCACCCTCGACGGCGCGAAGCTGCCGCCGGAGTACGCCGATCTGCTGGTCGGCGGGTGGGTCGATCTCGGAGCCGGGGTGCCCGGCGCGTTCCGGCTCACCTTCCGGGACCCGCACGGCCTGCTGCTGGGCAAACTGAACGTCAGGTTCGGCACCAAGGTCGTCATCGCGCCCGTCGCCGACGGGCAGGGCGCGGCGTCCCCGCTGCTCACCGGTGAGGTCACCGGCATGGAGACCGACTACGACGGCACCGGCACCTTCACCGTCGTCCGCGGCTACGACCCGGGCCACCGGCTGATGCGGGTGCGCAGGGTGGCGGCGTACCGCAATCAGACGGCCGCCGACATCGCCCGCAAGCTGGCCGGGATGAACGGCATCCCGGTCGGGCAGGTGCAGGGCACCAAGACGGTCTACGACTTCATCTCGCAGTCCAATGTGACGGACTGGGACTTCCTGGCGCGGCTCGCCGACGAGAACGAGATGGTGATGTCGCTGGACGCCAAGGGGAAGTTCCAGTTCGTCAAGCCGAAGCCGGCGTCCGGCGCGCCCCCGACGAGCACCCCCGGCGAGAAGAGCCCCTTCGTGCTGCAGGCGGGGGTCGACATCCTGCGCTGCCGGGCCGCCGTCACCGCGGCCGACCAGGTCGGCAGGGTCGAGGCGCGCGGCTGGAACGTCACGACGAAGAAGAAGCTCACGGCGACGACCCCGGCGAACTCCCACCCCGGTATCGCCATCGGCAGCACCCCGCAGAAGGCGGCGGGCGCGTTCAAGGCCGCCAAGCTGGTCGAGACGGACGTCCCGTACGACCTCCAGAGCGAGGTCACGCACGCCGCCGGCTCCCTCGCCGACGACATCACCTCCTCCTTCGCCGAGCTGGAGGTCACGGTGCGCGGCAACCCACAGCTGCGGCCCGGTGTGCCGGTGACGCTCACCGAGGTGGGCGCCCCGTTCGAGGGCAAGTACACCTGCACCTCCGTCCGGCACTCCTTCGGCGACGGCAGCCACTACGAGACCTGGGTGACCGTCAGCGGCCGGCAGTGGCGCTCGCTCTTCGGCCTGACGTCGGGTGGCGGTACGGCGGCGCCCCGGCTGCCGAGCGTGGCCAACGCGCTGGTCACCGACGTACAGGATCCGCTGAAGCAGGGCCGGGTGAAGCTCCAGTTCCCGTGGCTGGACGACACGTACGTCAGCGACTGGACGCGGACCGTGCAGATGGGCGGCAAGGGCGGCGGCGGGATCTTCCCGCTGGACGTCGGGGACGAGGTGCTGGTCGCCTTCGACCGGGGCTCGCTCGACCACCCGTTCGTCATCGGCGGTCTCTACAACGGCGTCGACAAGCCGACCCCCGTGAAGGACGTGTGGCTGCACGACCCGGTCAAGAAGAAGGCGATCCGGCACACCCTGTCCGACCGGGAGGGCAACCGGGTCGACCTGCTCAGCCAGCAGACCGGCCTGCGCAAGCAGGGCGTCCGCCTCGCCACCGGCAACGACCGGCTGATCATCAACCTCGACCGGACGAAGACCGAGATCACGGTGGACAGCAAGGGTGCCGTCAGCATCACGGGCGGTACGTCGGTGTCCGTGAAGGCCGGGACCGATCTGACGCTGAGCGCGCGGCGGTCCGTGACCATCAGGAGCGGCGGGCCCCTCAACCTCCAGGGCCAGGGGCTGGTCAGCCTCCGGTCGCTGGGCGGTGTGGTGAACGTGAACGCGATGGGCGCCCTCAACCTCAGCGCGGCCGGCGCGGCGACGGTCAACGCCGCCGGGACCGTGCAGATCAACGCCGTGGGCCAGTTGGGCCTCAAGGCCGTCAAGGTCGACATCTTCGGGGGGTTCTTCGTCAACACGGTCAAATATCCGTTCGGGTGA
- a CDS encoding DUF6760 family protein, protein MTYATDRLHEEIAYVAYHFHWSFEEILDLEHHDRRRYTEQIASLVTRGGSEG, encoded by the coding sequence GTGACGTACGCGACCGACCGGCTGCACGAGGAGATCGCGTACGTCGCCTACCACTTCCACTGGAGCTTCGAGGAGATCCTCGACCTCGAACACCACGACCGCCGCCGCTACACCGAACAGATCGCGTCCCTCGTGACACGGGGCGGGTCGGAGGGCTGA
- a CDS encoding phage tail protein, translating into MPRDLDPGSTIFFTLTIDGESLGYFNGCEGLSSTVEIEHRQEGGNNGFVWQFPSRVTFSNIRLTRPLTPDTAKVAAWISSVATGVKRPTAQIAALRADGSEVAHWGLIDVLPVSWQGPSLDPANPSVATEVLEITHHGFTD; encoded by the coding sequence ATGCCCCGCGATCTCGACCCGGGCTCCACCATCTTCTTCACCCTGACGATCGACGGCGAGAGCCTCGGTTACTTCAACGGGTGTGAGGGGCTGTCCTCGACGGTGGAGATCGAGCACCGCCAGGAGGGCGGGAACAACGGGTTCGTCTGGCAGTTCCCGTCACGTGTGACGTTCTCGAACATCCGGCTGACGAGGCCGCTGACGCCGGACACGGCGAAGGTCGCGGCGTGGATCTCGTCCGTGGCGACCGGTGTGAAGCGTCCGACGGCCCAGATCGCGGCACTGCGCGCGGACGGCTCGGAGGTGGCGCACTGGGGGCTGATCGACGTCCTGCCGGTGAGCTGGCAGGGGCCGTCCCTGGACCCGGCGAACCCGAGCGTGGCGACCGAGGTCCTGGAGATCACGCACCACGGATTCACGGACTGA